One window from the genome of Paraclostridium sordellii encodes:
- a CDS encoding CBO2463/CBO2479 domain-containing protein — MDRLKYISTERMYEGVIVEITDGGVTIDLKGRLGQFKIPKRMLITDYELKLGLEVGFMLSYPEVLSPEPNQKYVDIIERNKKNQEDLDK; from the coding sequence ATGGATAGATTAAAATATATATCAACTGAAAGAATGTATGAAGGAGTAATAGTAGAGATAACTGACGGTGGGGTCACTATAGACTTAAAAGGCAGATTAGGCCAATTTAAAATACCGAAAAGAATGCTTATAACTGACTATGAACTTAAGCTTGGTCTTGAGGTTGGATTTATGTTAAGTTATCCAGAAGTATTAAGTCCAGAACCTAATCAAAAGTATGTAGATATAATTGAGAGAAATAAAAAAAATCAAGAAGATTTAGATAAATAG
- the prdB gene encoding D-proline reductase (dithiol) protein PrdB: MSLTTIKGLQSEIFVPITPPPVWTPVTKELKDMTIALATAAGVHLKSDKRFNLAGDFTYREIPDKATTDEMMVSHGGYDNADVNKDINCMFPIDRLHELAKAGFIKSVAPVHIGFMGGGGDQTKFTEETGPAIAQRLKDEGVDGVVLTAGUGTCHRTAVIVQRAIEEAGIPTIIISALPPVVRQNGTPRAVAPLVPMGANAGEPNNIEMQTNILRDTLEQLIKIPSAGKIVQLPYEYVAQV, translated from the coding sequence ATGAGCCTTACAACAATAAAAGGACTTCAATCTGAAATATTCGTTCCGATAACACCTCCTCCAGTTTGGACTCCTGTAACTAAAGAATTAAAGGATATGACTATAGCTTTAGCTACAGCAGCAGGTGTGCACTTAAAATCTGACAAGAGATTTAACTTAGCAGGTGACTTTACTTATAGAGAAATACCTGATAAAGCTACTACTGATGAGATGATGGTATCTCACGGTGGATACGATAACGCTGACGTTAACAAAGATATAAACTGTATGTTCCCTATAGATAGATTACATGAATTAGCTAAAGCTGGATTCATAAAATCTGTAGCTCCAGTTCACATCGGATTCATGGGTGGTGGTGGAGACCAAACTAAATTCACTGAAGAAACTGGTCCTGCTATAGCTCAAAGATTAAAAGATGAGGGCGTTGACGGTGTAGTTCTTACAGCTGGCTGAGGTACTTGCCATAGAACTGCCGTGATCGTGCAGAGAGCAATAGAAGAAGCTGGAATACCAACAATAATAATATCAGCTCTTCCTCCAGTAGTTAGACAAAACGGAACTCCAAGAGCAGTTGCTCCATTAGTTCCAATGGGTGCTAATGCTGGTGAACCAAACAATATAGAAATGCAAACAAACATATTAAGAGATACTTTAGAGCAATTAATTAAAATACCATCTGCTGGTAAGATAGTACAATTACCATACGAGTACGTAGCTCAAGTATAA
- a CDS encoding proline racemase: MKFSRSIQAIDSHTMGEPTRIVTGGIPNIKGKTMAEKKAYLENNLDHLRTAIMLEPRGHNDMFGSIITQPCHEEADFGIIFMDGGGYLNMCGHGSIGAITAAVETGMVEMKEPVTHVVMDTPAGIVKGEAKVENGKVKGVSIVNVPAFLYKRDVQIEMPEIGTVTFDISFGGSFFAIVKASELGLKVEPKNAQKLTEIGLKMRDIINETIEIQHPELSHIKTVDLVEIYDEPTHPEATYKNVVIFGQGQVDRSPCGTGTSAKLATLHAKGELKEGELFVYESILGTLFKGRVVGTDKVADYDAIIPEITGAAYITGFNHFVIDDEDPVKYGFILK; the protein is encoded by the coding sequence ATGAAATTTTCAAGAAGTATACAAGCGATAGACTCTCATACAATGGGAGAACCAACAAGAATAGTAACTGGTGGAATTCCTAACATAAAAGGAAAAACAATGGCTGAGAAAAAAGCTTACTTAGAAAACAACTTAGACCATTTAAGAACTGCTATAATGTTAGAGCCAAGAGGACATAACGATATGTTTGGTTCTATAATAACTCAACCTTGTCATGAAGAAGCAGACTTTGGAATAATCTTCATGGATGGTGGAGGATACCTAAATATGTGTGGACACGGTTCAATAGGAGCTATAACTGCTGCTGTAGAAACTGGTATGGTAGAAATGAAAGAGCCTGTAACACATGTTGTAATGGATACTCCAGCAGGTATAGTAAAAGGTGAAGCTAAAGTAGAAAATGGAAAAGTTAAAGGCGTTTCTATAGTAAACGTACCAGCATTTTTATATAAAAGAGATGTTCAAATAGAAATGCCTGAAATAGGAACAGTAACTTTTGATATATCTTTTGGTGGAAGTTTCTTTGCTATAGTAAAAGCTAGTGAATTAGGATTAAAAGTTGAACCTAAAAATGCTCAAAAATTAACTGAAATAGGTTTAAAAATGAGAGATATAATAAATGAAACTATAGAAATACAACATCCAGAATTATCTCATATAAAAACTGTAGATTTAGTTGAAATATATGATGAGCCAACTCATCCAGAAGCTACTTATAAAAACGTAGTTATATTTGGACAAGGTCAAGTTGATAGATCTCCATGTGGAACAGGAACAAGTGCTAAACTTGCAACACTACATGCAAAAGGTGAATTAAAAGAAGGCGAATTATTCGTATATGAAAGTATATTAGGAACACTATTTAAAGGAAGAGTAGTAGGAACTGATAAAGTAGCTGATTATGATGCTATAATACCTGAAATAACAGGAGCTGCATATATTACAGGATTCAATCACTTTGTTATAGATGACGAAGATCCAGTAAAATATGGATTTATATTAAAGTAG